In Bombyx mori chromosome 11, ASM3026992v2, one genomic interval encodes:
- the LOC732898 gene encoding methionine sulfoxide reductase (The RefSeq protein has 2 substitutions compared to this genomic sequence), with product MLKLLRQYCRMKPPVNNTLLHDVDIPTKKATLGMGCFWSNDSLFGATLGVIRTRVGYAGGTTKNPHYRSIGDHTEVIEIDYDPKTVTYEELLEIFWANHEYGLTTKLKRQYQSMILYHDDEQRLVAEASHRAVQSRCNETLRTEIAKADVFYPAEDYHQKYRLQGHKDFCRSIGLDSSKLQTSHWAARLNGYLVGVGGMNQFDQELPKLGLNEKQAEYVRRELERNEGGGLAC from the exons ATGCTGAAATTATTAAGACAATATTGCAGAATGAAGCCACCAGTTAAC AACACCCTTTTGCACGATGTGGACATTCCCACGAAGAAGGCGACTTTTGGTATGGGCTGCTTCTGGTCAAACGATTCTCTTTTCGGCGCCACGCTCGGTGTCATACGCACTCGTGTGGGATACGCCGGTGGCACGACCAAGAATCCGCATTACAGAAGCAT CGGGGACCACACAGAAGTTATAGAGATCGATTATGATCCGAAAACTGTTACCTATGAGGAGCTTCTCGAAATTTTCTGGGCTAACCACGAGTACGGACTAACCACCAAATTAAAGAGACAG TATCAGTCAATGATTCTGTACCACGATGATGAACAACGTTTAGTGGCTGAAGCCTCGCACAGAGCCGTGCAGAGCCGCTGTAACGAGACCTTACGCACTGAGATAGCGAAGGCTGACGTTTTCTATCCAGCTGAAGA CTACCATCAGAAATACAGACTTCAAGGCCACAAAGACTTCTGCCGCAGTATCGGGCTCGATTCCTCTAAGCTACAGACTTCTCATTTGGCCGCCAGACTCAACGGTTACCTGGTCGGTGTTGGAGGAATGAATCAATTCGACCAGGAACTGCCGAAACTAGGCCTCAACGAGAAACAAGCTGAATACGTGAGGAGGGAGCTTGAACGCAACGAAGGCGGCGGTCTGGCTTGCTAA